Proteins from a genomic interval of Bombus affinis isolate iyBomAffi1 chromosome 16, iyBomAffi1.2, whole genome shotgun sequence:
- the LOC126925498 gene encoding dynamin-like 120 kDa protein, mitochondrial isoform X3, with protein MKQILCGKIGDRIVLISKTSRYPLPLFSARHLISGKMNKVYQPLLASPHIRYFGNPNRAYAIFIGRVLKGALKVRYLLLGGAVGSGVTLQKKYEQWKEIVPDMSWLNDVFPNEEKWKDLRESVMTVKNIFTDKIEIDPRIKQLGEAKYKEYREWFNQRLDDAIKAAEVDQIQPGVDISSNQAKQQVVNNTVAFAGPLANDNIEEERKKAQKSQERLNAMQEEVMQIQLRYQRELERLERENKELRKQMLLRGSQKMSNKKIKKSLIDMYSDVLDELNDYDSTYSTADHLPRVVVVGDQSSGKTSVLEMIAQARIFPRGGGEMMTRAPVKVTLSEGPYHIAQFKDSSREFDLTKESELAELRREVELRMKNSVKNGKTVSPDVISMTVKGPGLQRMVLVDLPGIISTVTVDMAEDTRDAIRQMTQQYMSNPNAIILCIQDGSVDAERSNVTDLVSQMDPSGKRTIFVLTKVDLAEENLANPERVRKILSGKLFPMKALGYFAVVTGRGRQDDSIQTIKDYEEKFFRNSKLFKDGLVMSGQVTTRNLSLAVAECFWKMVRETVEQQADAFKATRFNLETEWKNNFPRLRELDRDELFEKARGEILDEIINLSQVSPRHWEEVLMVRIWDKVSMHVFENIYLPAAQSGSPSTFNTTVDIKLRQWAEQQLPSRSVESGWECLQQEFQHFMNQAKLSPDHDDIFDNLKNAVVNEAMRRHYWEEKASEMLRVIQLNTLEDRSVNDKRDWDQAVRFLETSVKEKLQATEQILRDMLGPGRKERWLYWQNQSDDQQKRSAVKNELDKILYADKKHTPTLTQDELTTIRKNVQRNGLEIDNEFIRETWHPVYRRFFLQQSLARAYDCKKGYYLYHTGHESEMECNDVVLFWRIQQMLKVTANALRQQIMNREARRLDKEIKEVLEDYSQDNDMKQKLLTGRRVTLAEELKRVRQIQEKLEEFIQALNKEK; from the exons ATGAAACAAATTCTTTGTGGTAAAATAGG AGATAGGATTGTGCTAATTTCAAAGACATCACGATATCCTTTACCTCTATTTAGTGCAAGACATCTAATATCAGGCAAGATGAACAAGGTTTATCAGCCATTACTAGCATCACCACATATACGCTACTTTGGAAACCCTAATCGAGCATATGCAATTTTTATTGGAAGAGTATTAAAAGGAGCATTAAAAGTTCGGTATCTTTTATTGGGTGGTGCAGTTGGTAGTGGAGTAACTTTACAGAAG AAATACGAACAATGGAAAGAAATTGTACCAGATATGAGCTGGTTGAATGATGTATTTCCTAATGAAGAAAAGTGGAAAGATTTACGTGAATCGGTTATGAcggttaaaaatattttcacagATAAGATTGAAATTG ATCCACGTATAAAGCAGCTTGGCGAAGCTAAATATAAAGAATACAGAGAGTGGTTCAATCAGAGACTGGATGATGCTATCAAGGCAGCTGAAGTTGATCAAATCCAACCAGGTGTGGATATTTCCTCTAATC AAGCGAAGCAGCAAGTGGTGAACAATACTGTCGCGTTTGCTGGGCCATTAGCTAACGACAATATCGAAGAGGAACGTAAGAAAGCTC AAAAGTCGCAAGAGCGATTGAACGCTATGCAAGAAGAAGTAATGCAAATACAATTAAGGTATCAACGTGAACTTGAACGATTAGAGAGAGAGAACAAAGAGCTTCGAAAGCAGATGCTACTACGTGGAAGCCAAAAAATGAgtaacaaaaaaataaaa AAATCTCTGATCGACATGTACAGCGACGTTTTAGATGAACTTAATGATTATGATAGCACTTATTCTACTGCTGATCATTTACCAAGAGTGGTAGTAGTTGGTGATCAAAGTTCTGGCAAAACATCTGTATTAGAAATGATCGCTCAAGCAAGAATATTTCCTag AGGTGGTGGTGAAATGATGACAAGAGCTCCAGTGAAAGTTACTTTAAGTGAAGGTCCTTATCATATAGCTCAATTCAAAGATAGTTCAAGAGAATTCGATTTAACGAAAGAGTCAGAATTAGCTGAGCTAAGACGCGAAGTAGAATTACGCATGAAAAACAGTGTTAAAAATGGCAAGACAGTTAGTCCTGATGTGATTTCGATGACTGTGAAAGGTCCAGGCCTTCAGCGTATGGTTCTCGTCGATTTACCTGGTATAATCAGC ACAGTTACAGTTGACATGGCGGAAGACACGCGAGATGCTATTCGACAAATGACTCAACAATATATGAGTAACCCTAATGCGATCATTCTATGTATCCAAGATGGTTCTGTGGATGCAGAAAGGAGCAATGTGACGGATCTCGTTTCTCAAATGGACCCTTCCGGCAAACGAACCATTTTTGTTTTAACTAAG GTAGATTTAGCAGAAGAGAATTTGGCTAATCCAGAACGTGTTCGTAAAATATTGTCTGGCAAACTATTCCCCATGAAGGCATTGGGCTACTTTGCTGTTGTCACTGGTAGAGGTAGACAGGATGATAGCATACAAACGATCAAAGATTATGAAGAAAAATTCTTTAGAAATTCGAAGCTCTTTAA GGATGGCTTAGTAATGTCAGGTCAAGTTACAACAAGAAATTTGAGTCTCGCGGTTGCGGAATGTTTTTGGAAGATGGTTCGTGAAACTGTAGAACAACAAGCGGATGCATTCAAGGCCACTAGATTTAATCTTGAAACAGAATGGAAAAATAATTTCCCAAG attaaGGGAATTAGATAGAGATGAACTTTTCGAGAAAGCAAGAGGGGAGATTTTGGACGAAATTATAAATCTGTCTCAAGTTTCACCCAGGCACTGGGAAGAGGTGTTGATGGTTAGGATCTGGGACAAAGTTAGCATGCACGTGTTCGAGAACATTTATTTACCCGCGGCTCAAAGCGGAAGTCCAA GCACATTTAATACCACTGTCGACATAAAACTTCGTCAGTGGGCTGAACAACAGTTACCATCTCGAAGCGTCGAAAGCGGTTGGGAATGCTTGCAACAGGAATTTCAACATTTCATGAATCAGGCAAAACTTAGTCCGGATCACGATGATATATTTGATAATCTAAAAAATGCAGTAGTTAACGAAGCTATGAGGCGACATTACTGGGAAGAAAAA GCATCTGAAATGCTGCGAGTTATTCAACTGAACACTTTGGAGGATAGAAGTGTGAATGATAAACGTGATTGGGATCAGGCAGTTCGTTTTCTAGAAACCTCAGTTAAAGAGAAATTGCAAGCTACGGAACAAATTTTAAGAGACATGCTGGGTCCAGGTCGCAAGGAACGATGGCTGTATTGGCAGAATCAGAGTGATGACCAACAGAAACGTTCAGCAGTGAAGAATGAATTAGATAAAATTCTTTATGCGGACAAA AAACATACTCCTACACTTACTCAGGATGAACTTACGACAATTAGGAAGAACGTGCAGCGAAATGGTTTGGAAATCGACAATGAATTCATTCGAGAAACGTGGCATCCAGTATATAGGAGATTCTTCTTGCAACAAAGCTTGGCTAGGGCGTACGATTGCAAAAAAGGATATTACCTCTATCACACTGGGCATGAAAGTGAA ATGGAGTGCAATGATGTTGTTTTGTTTTGGAGGATTCAGCAAATGCTGAAGGTTACTGCCAATGCACTTCGACAACAAATTATGAATCGAGAAGCTCGTAGGTtagataaagaaataaaagaagtaTTAGAAGATTACAGTCAAGATAATGACATGAAACAGAAACTGCTGACTGGTAGAAGGGTCACTTTAGCCGAAGAATTAA AACGTGTTAGACAGATTCAAGAGAAACTCGAGGAATTTATTCAAGCATTAAACAAAGAGAAATGA
- the LOC126925498 gene encoding dynamin-like 120 kDa protein, mitochondrial isoform X6, which produces MKQILCGKIGDRIVLISKTSRYPLPLFSARHLISGKMNKVYQPLLASPHIRYFGNPNRAYAIFIGRVLKGALKVRYLLLGGAVGSGVTLQKKYEQWKEIVPDMSWLNDVFPNEEKWKDLRESVMTVKNIFTDKIEIEAKQQVVNNTVAFAGPLANDNIEEERKKAQKSQERLNAMQEEVMQIQLRYQRELERLERENKELRKQMLLRGSQKMSNKKIKKSLIDMYSDVLDELNDYDSTYSTADHLPRVVVVGDQSSGKTSVLEMIAQARIFPRGGGEMMTRAPVKVTLSEGPYHIAQFKDSSREFDLTKESELAELRREVELRMKNSVKNGKTVSPDVISMTVKGPGLQRMVLVDLPGIISTVTVDMAEDTRDAIRQMTQQYMSNPNAIILCIQDGSVDAERSNVTDLVSQMDPSGKRTIFVLTKVDLAEENLANPERVRKILSGKLFPMKALGYFAVVTGRGRQDDSIQTIKDYEEKFFRNSKLFKDGLVMSGQVTTRNLSLAVAECFWKMVRETVEQQADAFKATRFNLETEWKNNFPRLRELDRDELFEKARGEILDEIINLSQVSPRHWEEVLMVRIWDKVSMHVFENIYLPAAQSGSPSTFNTTVDIKLRQWAEQQLPSRSVESGWECLQQEFQHFMNQAKLSPDHDDIFDNLKNAVVNEAMRRHYWEEKASEMLRVIQLNTLEDRSVNDKRDWDQAVRFLETSVKEKLQATEQILRDMLGPGRKERWLYWQNQSDDQQKRSAVKNELDKILYADKKHTPTLTQDELTTIRKNVQRNGLEIDNEFIRETWHPVYRRFFLQQSLARAYDCKKGYYLYHTGHESEMECNDVVLFWRIQQMLKVTANALRQQIMNREARRLDKEIKEVLEDYSQDNDMKQKLLTGRRVTLAEELKRVRQIQEKLEEFIQALNKEK; this is translated from the exons ATGAAACAAATTCTTTGTGGTAAAATAGG AGATAGGATTGTGCTAATTTCAAAGACATCACGATATCCTTTACCTCTATTTAGTGCAAGACATCTAATATCAGGCAAGATGAACAAGGTTTATCAGCCATTACTAGCATCACCACATATACGCTACTTTGGAAACCCTAATCGAGCATATGCAATTTTTATTGGAAGAGTATTAAAAGGAGCATTAAAAGTTCGGTATCTTTTATTGGGTGGTGCAGTTGGTAGTGGAGTAACTTTACAGAAG AAATACGAACAATGGAAAGAAATTGTACCAGATATGAGCTGGTTGAATGATGTATTTCCTAATGAAGAAAAGTGGAAAGATTTACGTGAATCGGTTATGAcggttaaaaatattttcacagATAAGATTGAAATTG AAGCGAAGCAGCAAGTGGTGAACAATACTGTCGCGTTTGCTGGGCCATTAGCTAACGACAATATCGAAGAGGAACGTAAGAAAGCTC AAAAGTCGCAAGAGCGATTGAACGCTATGCAAGAAGAAGTAATGCAAATACAATTAAGGTATCAACGTGAACTTGAACGATTAGAGAGAGAGAACAAAGAGCTTCGAAAGCAGATGCTACTACGTGGAAGCCAAAAAATGAgtaacaaaaaaataaaa AAATCTCTGATCGACATGTACAGCGACGTTTTAGATGAACTTAATGATTATGATAGCACTTATTCTACTGCTGATCATTTACCAAGAGTGGTAGTAGTTGGTGATCAAAGTTCTGGCAAAACATCTGTATTAGAAATGATCGCTCAAGCAAGAATATTTCCTag AGGTGGTGGTGAAATGATGACAAGAGCTCCAGTGAAAGTTACTTTAAGTGAAGGTCCTTATCATATAGCTCAATTCAAAGATAGTTCAAGAGAATTCGATTTAACGAAAGAGTCAGAATTAGCTGAGCTAAGACGCGAAGTAGAATTACGCATGAAAAACAGTGTTAAAAATGGCAAGACAGTTAGTCCTGATGTGATTTCGATGACTGTGAAAGGTCCAGGCCTTCAGCGTATGGTTCTCGTCGATTTACCTGGTATAATCAGC ACAGTTACAGTTGACATGGCGGAAGACACGCGAGATGCTATTCGACAAATGACTCAACAATATATGAGTAACCCTAATGCGATCATTCTATGTATCCAAGATGGTTCTGTGGATGCAGAAAGGAGCAATGTGACGGATCTCGTTTCTCAAATGGACCCTTCCGGCAAACGAACCATTTTTGTTTTAACTAAG GTAGATTTAGCAGAAGAGAATTTGGCTAATCCAGAACGTGTTCGTAAAATATTGTCTGGCAAACTATTCCCCATGAAGGCATTGGGCTACTTTGCTGTTGTCACTGGTAGAGGTAGACAGGATGATAGCATACAAACGATCAAAGATTATGAAGAAAAATTCTTTAGAAATTCGAAGCTCTTTAA GGATGGCTTAGTAATGTCAGGTCAAGTTACAACAAGAAATTTGAGTCTCGCGGTTGCGGAATGTTTTTGGAAGATGGTTCGTGAAACTGTAGAACAACAAGCGGATGCATTCAAGGCCACTAGATTTAATCTTGAAACAGAATGGAAAAATAATTTCCCAAG attaaGGGAATTAGATAGAGATGAACTTTTCGAGAAAGCAAGAGGGGAGATTTTGGACGAAATTATAAATCTGTCTCAAGTTTCACCCAGGCACTGGGAAGAGGTGTTGATGGTTAGGATCTGGGACAAAGTTAGCATGCACGTGTTCGAGAACATTTATTTACCCGCGGCTCAAAGCGGAAGTCCAA GCACATTTAATACCACTGTCGACATAAAACTTCGTCAGTGGGCTGAACAACAGTTACCATCTCGAAGCGTCGAAAGCGGTTGGGAATGCTTGCAACAGGAATTTCAACATTTCATGAATCAGGCAAAACTTAGTCCGGATCACGATGATATATTTGATAATCTAAAAAATGCAGTAGTTAACGAAGCTATGAGGCGACATTACTGGGAAGAAAAA GCATCTGAAATGCTGCGAGTTATTCAACTGAACACTTTGGAGGATAGAAGTGTGAATGATAAACGTGATTGGGATCAGGCAGTTCGTTTTCTAGAAACCTCAGTTAAAGAGAAATTGCAAGCTACGGAACAAATTTTAAGAGACATGCTGGGTCCAGGTCGCAAGGAACGATGGCTGTATTGGCAGAATCAGAGTGATGACCAACAGAAACGTTCAGCAGTGAAGAATGAATTAGATAAAATTCTTTATGCGGACAAA AAACATACTCCTACACTTACTCAGGATGAACTTACGACAATTAGGAAGAACGTGCAGCGAAATGGTTTGGAAATCGACAATGAATTCATTCGAGAAACGTGGCATCCAGTATATAGGAGATTCTTCTTGCAACAAAGCTTGGCTAGGGCGTACGATTGCAAAAAAGGATATTACCTCTATCACACTGGGCATGAAAGTGAA ATGGAGTGCAATGATGTTGTTTTGTTTTGGAGGATTCAGCAAATGCTGAAGGTTACTGCCAATGCACTTCGACAACAAATTATGAATCGAGAAGCTCGTAGGTtagataaagaaataaaagaagtaTTAGAAGATTACAGTCAAGATAATGACATGAAACAGAAACTGCTGACTGGTAGAAGGGTCACTTTAGCCGAAGAATTAA AACGTGTTAGACAGATTCAAGAGAAACTCGAGGAATTTATTCAAGCATTAAACAAAGAGAAATGA
- the LOC126925498 gene encoding dynamin-like 120 kDa protein, mitochondrial isoform X4, whose product MKQILCGKIGDRIVLISKTSRYPLPLFSARHLISGKMNKVYQPLLASPHIRYFGNPNRAYAIFIGRVLKGALKVRYLLLGGAVGSGVTLQKKYEQWKEIVPDMSWLNDVFPNEEKWKDLRESVMTVKNIFTDKIEIDPRIKQLGEAKYKEYREWFNQRLDDAIKAAEVDQIQPEAKQQVVNNTVAFAGPLANDNIEEERKKAQKSQERLNAMQEEVMQIQLRYQRELERLERENKELRKQMLLRGSQKMSNKKIKKSLIDMYSDVLDELNDYDSTYSTADHLPRVVVVGDQSSGKTSVLEMIAQARIFPRGGGEMMTRAPVKVTLSEGPYHIAQFKDSSREFDLTKESELAELRREVELRMKNSVKNGKTVSPDVISMTVKGPGLQRMVLVDLPGIISTVTVDMAEDTRDAIRQMTQQYMSNPNAIILCIQDGSVDAERSNVTDLVSQMDPSGKRTIFVLTKVDLAEENLANPERVRKILSGKLFPMKALGYFAVVTGRGRQDDSIQTIKDYEEKFFRNSKLFKDGLVMSGQVTTRNLSLAVAECFWKMVRETVEQQADAFKATRFNLETEWKNNFPRLRELDRDELFEKARGEILDEIINLSQVSPRHWEEVLMVRIWDKVSMHVFENIYLPAAQSGSPSTFNTTVDIKLRQWAEQQLPSRSVESGWECLQQEFQHFMNQAKLSPDHDDIFDNLKNAVVNEAMRRHYWEEKASEMLRVIQLNTLEDRSVNDKRDWDQAVRFLETSVKEKLQATEQILRDMLGPGRKERWLYWQNQSDDQQKRSAVKNELDKILYADKKHTPTLTQDELTTIRKNVQRNGLEIDNEFIRETWHPVYRRFFLQQSLARAYDCKKGYYLYHTGHESEMECNDVVLFWRIQQMLKVTANALRQQIMNREARRLDKEIKEVLEDYSQDNDMKQKLLTGRRVTLAEELKRVRQIQEKLEEFIQALNKEK is encoded by the exons ATGAAACAAATTCTTTGTGGTAAAATAGG AGATAGGATTGTGCTAATTTCAAAGACATCACGATATCCTTTACCTCTATTTAGTGCAAGACATCTAATATCAGGCAAGATGAACAAGGTTTATCAGCCATTACTAGCATCACCACATATACGCTACTTTGGAAACCCTAATCGAGCATATGCAATTTTTATTGGAAGAGTATTAAAAGGAGCATTAAAAGTTCGGTATCTTTTATTGGGTGGTGCAGTTGGTAGTGGAGTAACTTTACAGAAG AAATACGAACAATGGAAAGAAATTGTACCAGATATGAGCTGGTTGAATGATGTATTTCCTAATGAAGAAAAGTGGAAAGATTTACGTGAATCGGTTATGAcggttaaaaatattttcacagATAAGATTGAAATTG ATCCACGTATAAAGCAGCTTGGCGAAGCTAAATATAAAGAATACAGAGAGTGGTTCAATCAGAGACTGGATGATGCTATCAAGGCAGCTGAAGTTGATCAAATCCAACCAG AAGCGAAGCAGCAAGTGGTGAACAATACTGTCGCGTTTGCTGGGCCATTAGCTAACGACAATATCGAAGAGGAACGTAAGAAAGCTC AAAAGTCGCAAGAGCGATTGAACGCTATGCAAGAAGAAGTAATGCAAATACAATTAAGGTATCAACGTGAACTTGAACGATTAGAGAGAGAGAACAAAGAGCTTCGAAAGCAGATGCTACTACGTGGAAGCCAAAAAATGAgtaacaaaaaaataaaa AAATCTCTGATCGACATGTACAGCGACGTTTTAGATGAACTTAATGATTATGATAGCACTTATTCTACTGCTGATCATTTACCAAGAGTGGTAGTAGTTGGTGATCAAAGTTCTGGCAAAACATCTGTATTAGAAATGATCGCTCAAGCAAGAATATTTCCTag AGGTGGTGGTGAAATGATGACAAGAGCTCCAGTGAAAGTTACTTTAAGTGAAGGTCCTTATCATATAGCTCAATTCAAAGATAGTTCAAGAGAATTCGATTTAACGAAAGAGTCAGAATTAGCTGAGCTAAGACGCGAAGTAGAATTACGCATGAAAAACAGTGTTAAAAATGGCAAGACAGTTAGTCCTGATGTGATTTCGATGACTGTGAAAGGTCCAGGCCTTCAGCGTATGGTTCTCGTCGATTTACCTGGTATAATCAGC ACAGTTACAGTTGACATGGCGGAAGACACGCGAGATGCTATTCGACAAATGACTCAACAATATATGAGTAACCCTAATGCGATCATTCTATGTATCCAAGATGGTTCTGTGGATGCAGAAAGGAGCAATGTGACGGATCTCGTTTCTCAAATGGACCCTTCCGGCAAACGAACCATTTTTGTTTTAACTAAG GTAGATTTAGCAGAAGAGAATTTGGCTAATCCAGAACGTGTTCGTAAAATATTGTCTGGCAAACTATTCCCCATGAAGGCATTGGGCTACTTTGCTGTTGTCACTGGTAGAGGTAGACAGGATGATAGCATACAAACGATCAAAGATTATGAAGAAAAATTCTTTAGAAATTCGAAGCTCTTTAA GGATGGCTTAGTAATGTCAGGTCAAGTTACAACAAGAAATTTGAGTCTCGCGGTTGCGGAATGTTTTTGGAAGATGGTTCGTGAAACTGTAGAACAACAAGCGGATGCATTCAAGGCCACTAGATTTAATCTTGAAACAGAATGGAAAAATAATTTCCCAAG attaaGGGAATTAGATAGAGATGAACTTTTCGAGAAAGCAAGAGGGGAGATTTTGGACGAAATTATAAATCTGTCTCAAGTTTCACCCAGGCACTGGGAAGAGGTGTTGATGGTTAGGATCTGGGACAAAGTTAGCATGCACGTGTTCGAGAACATTTATTTACCCGCGGCTCAAAGCGGAAGTCCAA GCACATTTAATACCACTGTCGACATAAAACTTCGTCAGTGGGCTGAACAACAGTTACCATCTCGAAGCGTCGAAAGCGGTTGGGAATGCTTGCAACAGGAATTTCAACATTTCATGAATCAGGCAAAACTTAGTCCGGATCACGATGATATATTTGATAATCTAAAAAATGCAGTAGTTAACGAAGCTATGAGGCGACATTACTGGGAAGAAAAA GCATCTGAAATGCTGCGAGTTATTCAACTGAACACTTTGGAGGATAGAAGTGTGAATGATAAACGTGATTGGGATCAGGCAGTTCGTTTTCTAGAAACCTCAGTTAAAGAGAAATTGCAAGCTACGGAACAAATTTTAAGAGACATGCTGGGTCCAGGTCGCAAGGAACGATGGCTGTATTGGCAGAATCAGAGTGATGACCAACAGAAACGTTCAGCAGTGAAGAATGAATTAGATAAAATTCTTTATGCGGACAAA AAACATACTCCTACACTTACTCAGGATGAACTTACGACAATTAGGAAGAACGTGCAGCGAAATGGTTTGGAAATCGACAATGAATTCATTCGAGAAACGTGGCATCCAGTATATAGGAGATTCTTCTTGCAACAAAGCTTGGCTAGGGCGTACGATTGCAAAAAAGGATATTACCTCTATCACACTGGGCATGAAAGTGAA ATGGAGTGCAATGATGTTGTTTTGTTTTGGAGGATTCAGCAAATGCTGAAGGTTACTGCCAATGCACTTCGACAACAAATTATGAATCGAGAAGCTCGTAGGTtagataaagaaataaaagaagtaTTAGAAGATTACAGTCAAGATAATGACATGAAACAGAAACTGCTGACTGGTAGAAGGGTCACTTTAGCCGAAGAATTAA AACGTGTTAGACAGATTCAAGAGAAACTCGAGGAATTTATTCAAGCATTAAACAAAGAGAAATGA